A genomic region of Cannabis sativa cultivar Pink pepper isolate KNU-18-1 chromosome 1, ASM2916894v1, whole genome shotgun sequence contains the following coding sequences:
- the LOC115703660 gene encoding gibberellin 20-oxidase-like protein yields MSKTNESSTMANAATCIELPIFDISQPLDSSSLYSLSQACKEWGFFHITNHGVPKNLYNKLSSLSNHIFSLPLELKLEVGPFSPIKTYTPHFVASPFFESLRVSGPDFFASAQASSTVLLNQQSSEFSEVLKEYGNKMSELSKRIVQVVLMSLLGEELDNKLYVSEFKKCHGYLRIINYTPPESVNREKEVEGLGMHTDMSCITIVYQDKFGGVQVRSKQGKWLDIKPSEETLLVNIGDLMQAWSNGKLRSSEHRVVLRRLVNRFSLAFFWCFEDQKVIYAPNEVVGGCEEHNLRLYKPFLCADYLKFREINSVGEEKFEKIGFNVKDFAGITGSDQITKSLKS; encoded by the exons ATGAGTAAAACTAATGAATCATCAACAATGGCCAATGCAGCTACTTGTATAGAGCTTCCCATCTTTGACATCTCTCAACCTTTAGATTCATCTTCACTTTATTCTCTCTCCCAAGCCTGCAAGGAATGGGGTTTTTTTCACATTACAAATCATGGAGTCCCTAAAAATCTTTACAACAAACTCTCTTCTCTTTCCAACCACATATTTAGTCTACCTTTGGAATTAAAGTTGGAAGTTGGTCCATTTTCTCCTATTAAAACTTACACTCCTCATTTTGTTGCTTCACCTTTCTTTGAGAGCCTCCGAGTTTCCGGGCCAGACTTCTTTGCCTCTGCTCAGGCTTCATCAACAGTGCTCCTCAATCAACAAAGTTCAGAGTTCag TGAGGTATTAAAAGAGTATGGGAACAAAATGAGTGAGCTATCAAAGAGAATTGTGCAAGTTGTGCTGATGAGCTTGTTAGGAGAAGAGTTGGATAACAAATTGTATGTTTCTGAATTCAAAAAGTGTCATGGTTATTTGAGGATTATCAACTACACACCCCCAGAGAGTGTGAACAGAGAAAAAGAAGTAGAAGGGCTTGGAATGCACACTGATATGAGTTGTATAACAATTGTTTATCAAGACAAATTTGGTGGGGTTCAAGTGAGATCTAAGCAAGGGAAGTGGCTTGACATAAAGCCAAGTGAAGAAACTCTTTTGGTCAACATAGGGGACTTAATGCAAGCATGGAGTAATGGAAAATTGAGGTCTTCTGAACACAGAGTTGTGCTTAGGCGATTAGTTAATAGATTTTCTTTGGCTTTCTTTTGGTGCTTTGAGGATCAGAAAGTAATTTATGCCCCAAATGAAGTGGTGGGTGGTTGTGAAGAACATAACTTGAGGCTTTACAAGCCTTTTCTTTGTGCAGATTATTTGAAGTTTAGAGAGATAAACAGTGTTGGGGAAGAAAAGTTTGAGAAAATTGGTTTTAATGTGAAAGATTTTGCTGGAATTACAGGTTCTGATCAGATAACAAAATCCCTCAAAAGTTAA